The Schistocerca gregaria isolate iqSchGreg1 unplaced genomic scaffold, iqSchGreg1.2 ptg000665l, whole genome shotgun sequence genome includes a window with the following:
- the LOC126318273 gene encoding uncharacterized protein LOC126318273: MLENGPGSLVVEDEMDNIEIGASSSRDKKTKASSSIQKYEDSSNMVLSCQVSNQTGDDIECYLFKHVREKNMTKRLSPGESASMPILVGRNQLENLWTDCMMDLSFPCKPMYQEILNVPISKTSVMAYGLSRFDQSIVLLVQVSFDRGNKQVVLRGNWTFFNATCVPLEIMLDYAQICKNGQKVVKSIDPRTSYSIPLEFTEVQSVRMRPKAEEEFDWFEMERDSSKQGELLVDSVTAMSYVHTTNRQSRVWAVAVREKTSRVRNNQLSVVDRQVRFSPYLTIKNMLYSTLWMKMVHTMCENLEASPPISLPILEAKDLVWFSVPKKAKESTAGYLSTIGLSIRIEGYAWSKPVELFLGDTQKEKASKKKEIPIKLSKEGSKRRLSLLVDLNVFSEGGCGLYVYADYWLINQTGLDVRYAEKGEVDRGEVGAQESSGKRMSRDLESSALDSKSDQRGSYKKYLDYGYAYNVYYYDKKSLSIKVGNSKWSKLFPIGIKNEGIVYVRDSESENSELYQFSVLVHPGPGRFWRTKVVQLQPACILVNRASMPLRYRQDGCDESYALGCGEQIPFHWPRGQKDRKLVVCDLEEKYTWSAGLLLHIVGECQLKLRDLKDGSQTLCLNLVIKLVNAVTFVVFGDGDSDKCPFVVNSYQITNNSSCHVVFYQDGCKEREYSLPPQESMPYYWDIVQLQSPILVIRAEAGKNKRMKLSLDEIGAYPDIPLYQLQGKRALSFEVRLVGAKRELVISDFGPAEVERSTVKPKVTLMAKMEVRGIGVSIIDTKPQEILYLTMQFIFLEAQMSSLEQTLYMKVRSMQVDNQLYFSPFPIMLYAVPKSELPFFQLSVVQDVSVPNQWQFKYFGMQIQEIDINLHDVCIFQTLAFSNFAIDHLYRLTLLKEERNWLKNGASDQIPVITDEDLRSSDIFYFRILHLNPVKVNLSFMATSEGRSHSAALSTQENAPSFLESFMGYFGFLTSIDRAPVRLNALLLQNVSTSHTELLNRIMAHYKMSVIKQGYKILGSADFLGNPVSLVSNLGTGVRDFFYEPAMGIVESPSAFGRGLAKGTKSLLLKTLYVLFDTTSRLTNTVAEAGVKATFDSDYQRKRAFRNQMPITDARQGMMSGIHGLTSGFYKGFSGVIMDPIRGTKEEGAVGFLKGVQTGLTGVILKPTIGIVDLVSRTAQGIKNNAALANNRPYTPVRLPRYFGEDHILTVYDPEKSTGQLILCYIEGRQDRASVYIAHFMVKKNCLLVTKPYLYFLKSSRHSTGHFEWKVVWREELSDLYLCTVCPPTDYIGDKRLILEDEEWFLKLRFNPPHLRTLKSGKPHCSHVIKGPSASIRQISNTLSQQGAKSETKILSEYLRDASKKKNTDHTSKSALSSPTSSSPLLSGNYNSPDFFKNSNRENQRQSFSDASEQAADQCCCCSKCSVL; this comes from the coding sequence ATGTTGGAAAACGGGCCGGGATCCCTAGTGGTAGAAGATGAGATGGATAATATCGAAATAGGTGCCAGCTCGTCGCGGGACAAGAAAACGAAGGCGTCCTCTTCGATACAAAAATATGAGGATTCGTCAAATATGGTGTTATCGTGTCAGGTTTCGAATCAAACAGGCGACGATATAGAGTGCTATCTATTTAAGCATGTGCGCGAGAAAAATATGACAAAGCGTCTGAGTCCGGGAGAGAGTGCCTCCATGCCGATTTTGGTCGGCAGGAATCAATTGGAAAATTTATGGACTGATTGCATGATGGATCTGAGTTTTCCCTGCAAGCCGATGTATCAAGAGATATTGAATGTTCCGATTTCGAAGACAAGTGTGATGGCTTATGGGTTGTCTCGGTTCGACCAATCGATTGTCTTGCTGGTGCAGGTCTCGTTCGATCGAGGCAACAAGCAGGTGGTTTTGCGAGGCAATTGGACTTTTTTCAACGCGACGTGCGTACCGCTGGAGATCATGCTGGATTACGCACAAATTTGTAAGAACGGTCAGAAAGTCGTCAAGTCGATTGACCCCCGAACGTCTTACTCAATTCCGCTAGAGTTTACCGAGGTGCAGTCGGTGCGTATGCGGCCGAAGGCCGAAGAGGAGTTCGACTGGTTTGAAATGGAGAGGGATTCTTCTAAGCAAGGTGAGTTGCTTGTTGACTCGGTCACAGCCATGAGCTATGTACACACGACGAATCGGCAATCTAGGGTGTGGGCGGTGGCAGTCCGCGAGAAGACAAGTCGAGTACGGAACAATCAGTTGTCCGTGGTGGACAGGCAGGTTAGGTTTAGTCCGTATTTGACGATTAAGAACATGTTGTATTCGACTCTGTGGATGAAGATGGTGCACACGATGTGTGAAAATTTGGAGGCTTCTCCCCCGATTTCTTTGCCGATACTCGAGGCGAAGGACTTGGTGTGGTTTTCCGTGCCCAAGAAGGCCAAGGAATCTACAGCCGGCTATCTATCAACGATAGGGTTGAGCATAAGGATTGAGGGGTACGCATGGAGTAAGCCGGTCGAGCTGTTTCTGGGCGACACACAGAAGGAGAAGGCGAGCAAAAAAAAGGAGATTCCAATCAAGTTGAGCAAGGAGGGATCAAAGAGAAGGTTGTCTTTGTTGGTGGATTTGAACGTATTTAGTGAGGGGGGATGCGGACTGTACGTTTATGCGGATTACTGGCTGATCAACCAGACTGGATTAGATGTGAGATATGCCGAGAAAGGGGAGGTGGATAGGGGGGAGGTGGGAGCGCAAGAGAGCTCTGGAAAAAGGATGAGCAGAGATTTAGAAAGCAGCGCTCTGGATTCGAAGTCTGATCAGAGAGGATCGTACAAGAAGTACCTCGATTACGGATATGCCTACAATGTATACTACTATGACAAGAAGAGTTTGAGCATTAAGGTAGGGAATTCGAAGTGGTCGAAGTTATTTCCGATTGGGATAAAGAACGAAGGAATAGTATATGTGAGAGATTCAGAAAGCGAAAATTCCGAACTTTACCAATTTTCGGTTCTGGTTCACCCGGGTCCTGGCCGGTTTTGGAGAACTAAGGTCGTGCAGCTCCAGCCGGCGTGCATATTGGTGAACAGGGCGTCGATGCCCCTGCGGTACAGGCAGGATGGGTGTGACGAATCGTACGCGCTGGGCTGTGGGGAGCAGATTCCGTTTCACTGGCCGAGGGGCCAAAAAGACAGAAAGTTGGTGGTCTGCGACTTAGAGGAAAAGTACACGTGGTCGGCCGGTTTGTTGCTGCACATAGTGGGCGAATGTCAACTGAAGTTGAGGGACTTGAAGGATGGCAGTCAGACATTGTGTTTGAATTTGGTAATTAAGTTGGTGAATGCCGTGACGTTTGTGGTATTTGGGGACGGAGACTCGGATAAATGCCCGTTTGTAGTCAACTCTTATCAGATCACGAACAATTCGTCTTGTCATGTCGTGTTTTACCAAGATGGATGCAAAGAGAGGGAGTATTCGCTGCCCCCTCAGGAGTCGATGCCCTATTATTGGGACATAGTGCAGCTGCAGTCCCCGATTTTGGTAATAAGAGCCGAGGCAGGGAAGAACAAGAGGATGAAGTTGAGCCTAGATGAGATTGGGGCCTATCCAGACATTCCGTTGTACCAACTTCAGGGAAAGAGGGCGCTGAGCTTTGAAGTGAGATTGGTCGGTGCGAAAAGGGAGTTGGTGATATCTGATTTCGGGCCAGCGGAGGTGGAGAGGAGCACGGTGAAGCCCAAAGTGACGCTGATGGCTAAGATGGAGGTAAGGGGAATTGGTGTGTCTATTATAGACACGAAGCCGCAGGAGATTCTCTATTTGACCATGCAGTTTATATTTTTAGAAGCTCAGATGTCGAGTTTAGAGCAGACGCTTTACATGAAGGTGCGAAGCATGCAGGTCGACAACCAGCTGTACTTCAGTCCTTTTCCGATTATGTTGTATGCTGTACCAAAGTCCGAATTGCCGTTTTTCCAGTTGTCGGTTGTTCAAGACGTGAGCGTACCGAACCAGTGGCAGTTCAAGTATTTTGGCATGCAAATACAGGAGATTGACATCAACCTGCACGACGTGTGCATTTTTCAAACACTCGCATTTTCCAACTTTGCGATCGATCACCTGTACAGGCTGACGTTGTTGAAGGAAGAGAGGAACTGGCTGAAGAACGGTGCAAGCGACCAAATTCCGGTGATAACCGACGAAGATTTGAGGTCTTCTGACATTTTTTACTTCCGGATTTTGCATTTGAATCCTGTAAAAGTGAACTTGTCGTTCATGGCTACGTCCGAGGGTCGCAGTCACTCCGCGGCGCTGTCTACGCAGGAGAACGCGCCCAGTTTTTTGGAGAGTTTTATGGGTTACTTTGGGTTCTTGACGAGCATCGACCGAGCGCCGGTGAGGTtgaacgcgctgctgctacagaaCGTGTCTACGTCGCACACAGAACTTTTGAATCGCATCATGGCACACTACAAGATGTCAGTGATCAAGCAAGGTTACAAGATCCTTGGGTCGGCCGATTTCTTGGGGAATCCGGTTTCTTTGGTTTCGAACTTGGGAACAGGAGTCCGAGACTTCTTCTACGAGCCCGCGATGGGCATAGTGGAGAGTCCGAGCGCGTTTGGTCGCGGCTTGGCCAAAGGGACGAAATCGCTGCTTCTCAAGACGCTTTACGTTTTGTTCGACACGACCAGTCGACTGACGAACACCGTGGCTGAGGCGGGCGTCAAGGCTACTTTTGACAGCGACTATCAGAGAAAGCGTGCTTTTCGAAATCAGATGCCGATAACTGATGCCAGGCAGGGCATGATGTCCGGCATTCACGGCCTAACCTCGGGCTTCTACAAGGGTTTCAGCGGGGTTATTATGGATCCCATTCGAGGCACTAAGGAAGAAGGAGCCGTTGGGTTCTTGAAAGGGGTGCAAACAGGATTGACAGGTGTCATTCTCAAACCCACGATTGGCATTGTGGACTTGGTTTCTCGTACCGCTCAGGGCATCAAGAACAATGCAGCTTTGGCGAACAATCGACCCTACACCCCCGTTCGCCTGCCTCGATATTTCGGGGAGGATCACATCTTGACAGTCTACGATCCCGAAAAATCCACTGGCCAACTAATTCTTTGTTATATCGAAGGACGGCAAGACCGAGCCAGCGTCTACATCGCTCATTTCATGGTCAAAAAGAATTGCTTACTGGTTACGAAGCCCTATCTGTACTTCCTCAAATCCAGTCGACATAGCACGGGCCACTTCGAGTGGAAGGTCGTCTGGAGAGAAGAGCTGTCTGACCTGTATCTGTGTACCGTGTGTCCTCCCACCGACTATATTGGGGACAAAAGATTAATCTTGGAAGACGAAGAATGGTTTCTGAAGCTTCGGTTCAACCCACCCCATCTGCGCACCCTCAAGTCCGGGAAGCCGCACTGCAGCCACGTCATCAAGGGGCCGTCCGCCTCTATTCGACAAATATCTAACACTCTCTCGCAACAAGGTGCCAAGTCTGAAACCAAAATCCTAAGCGAGTATCTGCGAgacgcatcaaaaaaaaaaaacactgatcacACTTCAAAGTCTGCTTTATCTAGTCCCACgtcttcttctcctctcttgtcTGGGAACTACAACTCACCCGACTTTTTCAAAAATTCGAATCGTGAAAATCAGCGTCAGAGTTTTTCTGATGCTAGCGAACAAGCCGCTGACCAATGTTGCTGTTGTAGCAAATGTAGCGTTTTGTAG
- the LOC126318285 gene encoding BUD13 homolog: protein MSAARRAYLKQYLEASEGVSGDYEIKKKKKKHVAPVKQFQGIKISDDFRGPLDPSDGQCEQEDQEDRERQTLEEKHEDHGWIPRKGEDEVHQSIKVDSDNDSLLPRRRHDDDLSPPRRRRGDDLSPPRRRRDDDSSSPRRRHDDDLSPPRRRRDDLSPPRRRRDDLSPPRRRRDDDLSPPRGRHDDDLSPPRRRHDNLSPPRRRRHDGILPPPRGRHDDLSTPRRRHDDNLSPPRRRHDDDLSPPRRRRYDAISSPPRRRHDDDLSPPKGRHDDDLSPPRRRRHDGILSPPRGRHDDDLSPPRRRRDDDSSSPRRRHDDDLSPPRRRRDDDSSSPRRRHDDDLSPPRRRRDDDLSSPRRRHDDLSPPRRRHDDHLSPPRRRHDDDLLPPRRYRDDDLSPPRKRQNLSPKRTNFFVANREDLPFIDDRTSSNPPSSAMDPPEYTDRRGRKLDMLNQMMRQELGLRPTEEEKIEWGTGKILDTDGRKSSPGPDSTEHRTSSSSILNDEERDEEWKRAKFWDDPLNKIRNSADYLLEDSIDKKKHKSSKEQKPRVPDHTKKFDGWWPPNRYDIPPSRKWDGVDRSNGFEAKYFQHINEIRVKEELDYKHTVYE from the exons ATGTCTGCGGCACGTCGGGCGTATCTGAAGCAGTACCTGGAGGCTTCTGAAGGTGTTTCTGGAGATTATGAaatcaagaagaagaaaaaaaaacacgtaGCACCTGTTAAGCAGTTTCAGGGGATTAAAATTTCAGATGACTTCAGAGGACCCCTCGATCCGTCGGATGGCCAGTGTGAACAAGAAGATCAAGAAG ATAGAGAAAGACAGACGTTGGAAGAAAAACATGAGGATCATGGATGGATACCAAGAAAAGGTGAAGATGAGGTACATCAGTCCATCAAAGTAGATTCAGACAATGATTCGCTACTGCCTAGAAGACGACATGATGATGACTTGTCGCCACCTAGGAGACGACGTGGTGATGACTTATCTCCACCTAGAAGGCGCCGTGATGATGACTCATCGTCGCCTAGAAGACGACATGATGACGATTTATCACCACCTAGAAGACGACGTGATGACTTGTCGCCACCTAGAAGACGACGTGATGACTTGTCGCCACCTAGAAGACGACGTGATGATGACTTATCGCCGCCTAGAGGACGACATGATGACGATTTATCACCACCTAGAAGACGACATGATAACTTGTCGCCACCTAGAAGACGACGGCATGACGGAATTTTACCGCCACCTAGAGGACGACATGATGACTTGTCGACGCCTAGAAGACGACATGATGACAATCTATCGCCACCTAGAAGACGACATGATGATGACTTATCGCCACCTAGACGAAGACGGTATGATGCAATTTCATCGCCGCCTAGAAGACGACATGATGACGATCTATCACCACCTAAAGGGCGACATGACGATGACTTATCTCCACCTAGGAGACGACGGCATGACGGAATTTTGTCGCCACCTAGAGGACGACATGATGATGACCTATCGCCACCTAGAAGGCGCCGTGATGATGACTCATCGTCGCCTAGAAGACGACATGATGATGACCTATCGCCACCTAGAAGGCGCCGTGATGATGACTCATCGTCGCCTAGAAGACGACATGATGATGACCTATCGCCACCTAGAAGGCGCCGTGATGATGACTTATCGTCGCCTAGAAGACGACATGACGATTTATCACCACCTAGAAGACGACATGATGACCATCTATCGCCACCTAGAAGACGACATGATGATGACTTATTGCCACCTAGAAGATACCGTGATGATGATTTATCGCCGCCTAGAAAGCGACAAAATTTGTCACCTAAAAGAACGAATTTTTTCGTCGCTAATCGAGAAGATTTACCTTTTATAGATGATCGCACTTCATCTAATCCTCCTTCCTCTGCTATGGATCCACCAGAGTACACTGATCGCCGCGGTAGGAAGTTAGACATGCTGAATCAGATGATGCGCCAAGAACTGGGCCTACGCCCTACAGAAGAGGAGAAGATTGAGTGGGGAACAGGTAAAATTTTAGATACAGACGGCAGAAAATCATCACCTGGACCTGACTCCACCGAACACCGCACGTCTTCTAGTAGTATATTGAACGACGAAGAACGagatgaagaatggaaaagagcgaAATTCTGGGATGATCCCCTTAACAAGATTCGGAATTCCGCAGATTATTTGTTAGAAGATTCAATTGACAAAAAAAAGCACAAatcgtccaaggaacagaaacccAGAGTTCCTGACCACACCAAAAAATTTGACGGCTGGTGGCCGCCCAATCGATACGACATACCACCGTCTCGCAAATGGGACGGCGTTGATCGCAGCAACGGGTTCGAAGCAAAATACTTTCAACATATAAATGAAATTCGAGTGAAGGAAGAACTAGACTACAAGCATACCGTCTATGAATAG